The proteins below are encoded in one region of Macaca nemestrina isolate mMacNem1 chromosome 10, mMacNem.hap1, whole genome shotgun sequence:
- the LOC105474303 gene encoding keratin, type II cytoskeletal 4, translating into MIARQQCVRGGPRGFSCGSAIVGSGKRGAFSSVSVSGGAGRCSSGGFGSRSLYNLGGNKSISMSVAGSRQGACFGGAGGFGTGGFGGGFGGSFSGKGGSGFPVCPAGGIQEVTINQSLLTPLHVEIDPEIQKVRTEEREQIKLLNNKFASFIDKVRFLEQQNKVLETKWKLLQQQTTSTSSKNLEPLFETYLSVLRKQLDTLVNDKGRLQSELKTMQDSVEDFKTKYEEEINKRTAAENDFVVLKKDVDAAYMNKVELEAKVDSLNDEINFLKVLYDAELSQMQTHVSDMSVVLSMDNNRNLDLDSIIAEVRAQYEEIAQRSKAEAEALYQTKVQQLQISVDQHGDNLKNTKSEIAELNRMIQRLRAEIENIKKQCQTLQASVADAEQRGENALKDAHSKRIELETALQQAKEELARMLREYQELMSVKLALDIEIATYRKLLEGEECRMSGECQSAVSISVVGGSTSTGGISGGLGSGSGFGLSSGFGSGSGSGFGFGGSVSGSSSSKIISTTTLNKRR; encoded by the exons ATGATTGCCAGACAGCAGTGTGTCCGAGGTGGGCCTCGGGGCTTCAGCTGTGGCTCAGCCATCGTAGGCAGTGGCAAGAGAGGTGCCTTCAGCTCAGTCTCCGTGTCTGGAGGTGCTGGCCGATGCTCTTCTGGGGGCTTTGGCAGCAGGAGCCTCTACAACCTCGGGGGGAACAAGAGCATCTCCATGAGCGTGGCTGGGTCACGACAAGGCGCCTGCTTTGGAGGTGCTGGAGGCTTCGGCACTGGTGGCTTTGGCGGTGGATTTGGGGGCTCCTTCAGCGGTAAGGGTGGCTCTGGCTTCCCTGTCTGCCCTGCTGGGGGAATTCAGGAGGTCACTATCAACCAGAGCTTGCTGACTCCCCTCCACGTGGAGATTGACCCTGAGATCCAGAAAGTCCGGACAGAGGAGCGAGAACAGATCAAGCTCCTCAACAACAAGTTTGCCTCCTTCATCGACAAG GTGCGGTTCTTAGAGCAACAGAATAAGGTCCTGGAGACCAAATGGAAGCTGCTCCAGCAGCAGACGACCAGCACCTCCAGCAAAAACCTTGAGCCCCTCTTTGAGACCTACCTCAGTGTCCTGAGGAAGCAACTAGATACCTTGGTCAATGACAAAGGGCGCCTGCAGTCTGAGCTGAAGACCATGCAGGACAGCGTGGAGGACTTCAAGACCAA ATATGAAGAGGAGATCAACAAACGCACAGCAGCTGAGAATGACTTTGTGGTCCTCAAGAAG GACGTGGATGCTGCCTATATGAACaaggtggagctggaggccaaggtggacagtcTTAATGACGAGATCAACTTCCTGAAGGTCCTCTATGATGCG GAGCTGTCCCAGATGCAGACCCACGTCAGCGACATGTCCGTGGTCCTCTCCATGGACAACAACCGCAACCTGGACCTGGACAGCATTATTGCTGAGGTCCGTGCCCAGTACGAGGAGATTGCCCAGAGGAGCAAGGCTGAGGCCGAGGCCCTGTACCAGACCAAG GTCCAGCAGCTCCAGATCTCagttgaccaacatggagacaacCTGAAGAACACCAAGAGTGAAATCGCAGAGCTCAACAGGATGATCCAGAGGCTGCGGGCAGAGATCGAGAACATCAAGAAGCAG TGCCAGACTCTTCAGGCATCCGTGGCTGATGCAGAGCAGCGTGGTGAGAATGCCCTTAAAGATGCCCACAGCAAGCGCATAGAGCTGGAGACTGCCCTGCAGCAGGCCAAGGAGGAGCTGGCACGAATGCTGCGTGAGTACCAGGAGCTCATGAGTGTGAAGCTGGCCCTGGACATCGAGATCGCCACCTACCGCAAACTCCTGGAGGGCGAGGAGTGCAG AATGTCTGGAGAATGCCAGAGTGCCGTGAGCATCT CTGTGGTTGGAGGTAGCACCAGCACTGGAGGCATCAGTGGAGGATTAGGAAGTGGCTCTGGGTTTGGCCTGAGTAGTGGCTTTGGCTCCGGCTCTGGAAGTGGCTTTGGGTTTGGTGGCAGTGTCTCTGGCAGTTCCAGTAGCAAGATCATCTCTACCACCACCCTGAACAAGAGACGATAG
- the LOC105474301 gene encoding keratin, type II cytoskeletal 3, whose protein sequence is MSRQASKTSGGGSQGFSGRSAVVSGSSRMSCVTRSGVAGGGAYGFRSGAGGFGSRSLYNLGGNKSISISVAAGGPRAGGFGGGRSSCGFAGGYGGGFGGGYGGGFGGGFGGVRGMGGGFGGAGGFGGASGFGGPGGFGSPGGFGPGGFPGGIQEVTINQSLLQPLNVEIDPQIGQVKAQEREQIKTLNNKFASFIDKVRFLEQQNKVLETKWNLLQQQSTSSISGTNNLEPLFENHINYLRSYLDNILGERGRLDSEMRNMQDLVEDFKKKYEDEINKRTAAENEFVTLKKDVDGAYMNKVELQAKVDALIDEINFLRTLYDAELSQMQSHISDTSVVLSMDNNRSLDLDSIIAEVRAQYEDIAQRSKAEAEALYQTKLGELQTTAGRHGDDLRNTKSEIIELNRMIQRLRAEIESIKKQNANLQTAIVEAEQRGEMALKDANAKLQELQAALQQAKDDLARLLRDYQELMNVKLALDVEIATYRKLLEGEEYRMSGECPSAVSISVVSSSTTSASAGGYAGGYGGGVGGGLGGGLGAGGGSSSGFGRGGGGGIGGGIGGGIGGGFGGGSSGGFSGGSGFGSSSGARYGVSGGGFSSASNRGGSIKFSQSSQSSQRYSR, encoded by the exons ATGAGCAGACAAGCCAGCAAGACATCTGGTGGCGGGAGCCAGGGTTTCTCCGGCCGCTCTGCCGTGGTCTCTGGCAGCAGCAGGATGAGCTGTGTGACCCGCTCTGGGGTAGCTGGTGGAGGAGCCTATGGCTTCCGGAGCGGAGCAGGTGGCTTTGGCAGTCGCAGCCTCTACAACCTGGGTGGCAACAAGAGCATCTCCATCAGCGTGGCAGCTGGTGGCCCCCGGGCTGGAGGCTTTGGGGGAGGCCGTAGCAGCTGTGGCTTTGCAGGTGGCTATGGAGGTGGCTTTGGGGGCGGCTATGGAGGTGGCTTTGGTGGTGGCTTTGGTGGTGTCAGAGGAATGGGAGGTGGCTTTGGTGGAGCTGGTGGCTTTGGAGGGGCTAGTGGCTTTGGTGGTCCTGGTGGCTTTGGCAGTCCTGGTGGCTTTGGCCCTGGGGGCTTTCCTGGGGGAATTCAGGAAGTGACTATCAACCAGAGTCTCCTGCAGCCCCTCAATGTGGAGATCGACCCCCAGATTGGACAAGTAAAGGCCCAGGAGCGGGAGCAGATCAAGACCCTCAACAACAAGTTTGCCTCCTTCATTGACAAG GTGCGGTTCCTGGAGCAACAGAACAAGGTCCTGGAGACCAAGTGGAACCTGCTCCAGCAGCAGAGCACAAGTTCCATCTCAGGCACCAACAATCTTGAGCCTCTTTTTGAGAATCACATCAACTACCTGCGGAGCTACCTGGACAACATCCTCGGGGAGAGAGGGCGCCTGGACTCTGAGATGAGGAACATGCAGGACCTGGTGGAGGACTTCAAGAAAAA ATATGAGGATGAAATCAATAAACGTACAGCTGCTGAGAATGAATTTGTGACTCTAAAGAAG GATGTGGACGGTGCCTATATGAACAAGGTGGAGCTTCAGGCCAAAGTGGATGCCCTGATAGATGAGATCAACTTCCTGAGGACCCTCTACGATGCT GAGCTGTCTCAGATGCAGAGCCACATCAGTGACACATCTGTGGTGCTGTCCATGGACAATAATCGCTCCCTGGACCTGGACAGCATCATCGCTGAAGTTCGTGCACAGTATGAGGATATCGCTCAGAGAAGCAAGGCCGAAGCTGAGGCCCTGTACCAGACCAAG TTGGGGGAGCTACAGACCACAGCTGGCAGGCATGGGGATGACTTAAGAAATACCAAGAGCGAGATCATAGAGCTCAACAGAATGATCCAGAGGCTGCGGGCAGAGATCGAGAGTATCAAGAAGCAG AATGCCAACCTGCAGACAGCCATTGTGGAGGCTGAGCAGCGTGGGGAGATGGCCCTCAAGGATGCCAATGCCAAGCTCCAAGAGCTGCAGGCTGCTCTACAGCAGGCAAAGGACGACCTGGCGCGGCTGCTACGTGACTACCAGGAGCTGATGAATGTCAAGCTGGCCCTGGACGTGGAGATTGCCACCTACCGCAAGCTGCTGGAGGGTGAGGAGTACAG GATGTCTGGAGAGTGTCCCAGCGCTGTCAGCATCT CCGTGGTCAGCAGCAGCACGACTTCCGCCTCCGCAGGTGGCTATGCGGGCGGTTACGGCGGAGGCGTGGGCGGTGGCTTAGGAGGTGGCCTTGGCGCGGGCGGAGGCTCAAGCAGTGGCTTTGGCCGGGGAGGCGGCGGTGGAATCGGCGGCGGAATCGGGGGTGGAATCGGCGGTGGATTTGGTGGCGGCAGCAGCGGCGGTTTCAGCGGTGGCAGCGGCTTTGGCTCCAGCTCCGGCGCCCGCTATGGAGTCAGTGGTGGGGGCTTCAGCTCGGCCAGCAACCGGGGCGGCAGCATCAAGTTCTCCCAGTCCTCCCAGTCCTCTCAGCGCTACTCCAGATAA